In one window of Notolabrus celidotus isolate fNotCel1 chromosome 15, fNotCel1.pri, whole genome shotgun sequence DNA:
- the LOC117827221 gene encoding RING finger protein 212B-like produces the protein MDWFHCNQCFIRKGYKFAVSSCGHIFCERCIKSKQCSVCGATCSYLPITDEMKPQEKVFFQDPVKLIQSRLEHITQIALFQGSQMERVTMHFKHKSIELERRLKEVTEQSYRQLSELKRENTELKKQLLELKREYTNLKKQHLELRRETAELNKPLSQRRVSPGLFHIEGSQRMSLPIAVTSPVTPRSRTMSHQGSAERQGWARDRGPSLSSLTTPGSATTISSHSSLHEHVHRTPTPYSTSSRTQRQTPDTFQFQFLSGLSIQSPRH, from the exons ATGGACTGGTTCCACTGCAACCAGTGCTTCATCAGGAAAGGGTACAAGTTTGCTGTGTCCAGCTGTGGCCACATCTTCTGTGAACGATGCATCAAATCCA AGCAATGCAGTGTATGTGGAGCCACCTGCAGTTACCTGCCCATCACAGATGAG ATGAAACCACAGGAAAAGGTGTTTTTCCAGGACCCTGTGAAGCTCATCCAATCACGGCTGGAGCACATTACACAG ATTGCACTTTTTCAGGGATCACAGATGGAGCGAGTTACAATGCACTTCAAGCACAAATCTATAGAGCTGGAGAGGCGTCTAAAGGAGGTCACTGAGCAGAGTTACAG GCAACTGTCGGAGCTGAAAAGAGAAAACACCGAGTTAAAAAAGCAGCTTttagagctgaagagagaataCACCAACTTAAAAAAGCAGCATTTAGAGCTGAGAAGAGAGACTGCTGAACTGAATAAGCCGCTTTCTCAGAGGAGG GTTTCTCCAGGACTGTTTCATATCGAAGG TTCCCAAAGGATGTCACTCCCTATTGCTGTCACCTCCCCAG TTACCCCTCGCTCAAGAACTATGAG TCACCAAGGCTCAGCAGAGCGGCAGGGGTGGGCCAGAGACAGAGGTCCCAGTCTCTCTTCCCTCACA ACTCCTGGTTCAGCTACCACTATTTCAAGCCACAGTTCTCTTCATGAGCATGTTCACA GAACACCTACACCCTACAGCACTTCCTCAAG AACTCAGCGTCAAACTCCTGATACTTTCCAGTTCCAGTTTTTGAGTGGATTATCAATACAGTCACCCAGGCATTAA
- the dhrs1 gene encoding dehydrogenase/reductase SDR family member 1 isoform X2: MALSGWVCVVTGASRGIGKGISLQLSEAGATVYITGRQESTLKKTAAEVKERGGDCVPVICDSTKDKDIEDLFEQIKREQNGRLDILVNNAYAGVHDIFENMGKKFWETDPSIWDSVNNTGLRGHYFFSVYASRLMVAQGQGLIVTISSFGGLHYLFNVSYGVGKAACDRLAADMAVELKRRGVASVSLWPGAVQTELVSELVLAKETPQGIDPKFKNVFADGETTEVSGKCIVNLAQDKNLMGLTGKVLMTCDLARRYGIKDTDGRDVADYTSIKFLLSQSTYLSWLSVVMPSFIRVPRFMLTLAHGRF, translated from the exons ATGGCTTTGTCTGGCTGGGTGTGTGTAGTGACAGGTGCCTCCAGAGGTATTGGCAAGGGAATATCTCTCCAGCTGTCAGAGGCTGGAGCCACCGTCTACATCACAGGGCGACAGGAGAGCACCCTGAAAAAGACTGCAGCAGAG GTAAAGGAGAGGGGCGGAGACTGTGTGCCCGTTATCTGTGACTCTacaaaagacaaagacattGAAGATCTGTTTGAACAAATCAAACGTGAGCAGAACGGCCGGCTGGATATCCTGGTTAACAATGCCTATGCTGGAGTACAT GACATCTTTGAGAACATGGGGAAAAAGTTCTGGGAAACAGACCCGTCCATTTGGGATTCAGTCAACAATACAGGCCTCAG GGGACACTATTTCTTCTCAGTTTATGCATCCCGGCTGATGGTGGCTCAAGGTCAGGGTTTGATAGTCACCATTTCATCTTTTGGTGGGCTTCATTATCTCTTCAATGTGTCGTATGGTGTCGGCAAAGCAGCT TGTGACAGGTTGGCAGCAGACATGGCGGTTGAGCTGAAACGTAGAGGAGTGGCTTCAGTCAGCCTGTGGCCGGGCGCAGTACAGACAGAGTTGGTGTCTGAGTTAGTACTGGCAAAAGAAACTCCACAGGGAATTGATCCTAAG tttaaaaatgtgtttgctgATGGAGAAACCACAGAAGTGAGTGGGAAGTGCATTGTCAACTTGGCACAAG ACAAAAATCTGATGGGACTGACTGGGAAAGTACTCATGACCTGTGACCTTGCAAGGCGCTATGGGATAAAAGATACTGATG GGCGGGATGTTGCTGACTACACATCTATAAAATTCCTGCTGTCTCAGTCCACATATCTCTCCTGGCTGTCAGTTGTCATGCCGTCATTCATACGTGTCCCACGCTTCATGCTCACACTGGCTCATGGCCGCTTCTAA
- the nedd8l gene encoding NEDD8 ubiquitin like modifier, like, whose amino-acid sequence MLIKVKTLTGKEIEIDIEPTDKVERIKERVEEKEGIPPQQQRLIYSGKQMNDEKTAADYKIQGGSVLHLVLALRGGSMLQRPCTLPTSSS is encoded by the exons ATGCTGATCAAAGTGAAG ACTCTCACTGGAAAAGAAATCGAGATCGACATCGAGCCCACAGACAAG GTGGAGCGGATTAAAGAAagggtggaggagaaggaggggatCCCACCACAGCAACAGAGACTCATCTACAGTGGAAAACAGAT GAACGATGAGAAGACAGCTGCAGACTACAAGATCCAGGGAGGCTCAGTGCTCCATCTCGTGTTGGCGCTAAGAGGTGGATCCATGCTCCAAAGGCCCTGCACACTCCCGACCTCCTCGTCCTGA
- the LOC117827220 gene encoding zona pellucida sperm-binding protein 3-like, translated as MMALFWLCALLLSLTAAVSAHADMNLDCRPGFVNLVWTESRSQVDTSRLRLGNCFPTSFSPREAVFSVDLNDCNFRRLVTGNELMYTNDLTYISSPDSHIVSFNHPVVCAYERPKDWYPLIYDPVFNTYSEGDLVFHIALMNDDFSGPAESTSFPLGSIIPIKASVEQKSHQPLLLLLDECVASTTPELQPESSIYPIINNKGCMLDSKITRSKFEPRQKPSELQLSLQAFKFALGEEVFIHCELLAWDPSLVDPTKKACHYVKDYGWELLDNPAYNNICDCCESSCKSRRTRSTVLGKRGIAQKAILGPLTITDVKS; from the exons ATGATGGCTCTGTTTTGGCTATGTGCACTGCTTCTAAGCCTGACAGCTGCTGTGTCAGCACATGCAG ACATGAACCTGGACTGTAGGCCTGGTTTTGTGAACCTGGTGTGGACGGAGAGCAGATCTCAGGTTGATACGTCACGTCTTCGTCTTGGGAACTGTTTCCCCACCAGCTTCTCACCCAGGGAGGCCGTTTTCAGTGTGGACCTCAACGATTGTAACTTCAGGAGACTG GTCACAGGGAATGAGCTGATGTACACTAATGATCTGACCTACATCTCCTCCCCTGATTCTCACATTGTCTCCTTCAATCACCCGGTTGTCTGTGCATATGAAAG GCCCAAAGACTGGTACCCCCTGATTTATGACCCAGTGTTTAACACATACAGTGAAGGAGATCTGGTGTTTCATATTGCACTCATGAATG ATGACTTCTCAGGCCCAGCTGAATCCACTAGTTTTCCCCTGGGCTCCATCATCCCCATCAAGGCCAGTGTGGAGCAGAAAtcccatcagcccctgctgctgctgctagacGAATGTGTAGCTTCAACTACACCAGAGCTGCAGCCAGAAAGCAGCATTTACCCAATAATTAACAATAAGGG ATGCATGTTGGACAGTAAGATTACCAGATCAAAATTTGAACCCAGGCAAAAACCTTCAGAGCTCCAGCTGTCCCTTCAAGCCTTTAAGTTTGCTTTGGGAGAGGAG GTGTTTATCCACTGTGAACTATTGGCGTGGGACCCAAGTCTTGTTGACCCCACCAAGAAGGCCTGCCACTATGTCAAGGATTATGG TTGGGAGCTGCTGGACAATCCTGCATATAACAATATTTGTGACTGTTGTGAATCCAGCTGCAAATCCAGGCGGACGAGGAGTACAGTATTAG ggAAGCGTGGAATAGCACAGAAAGCAATACTTGGGCCATTAACCATCACTGATGTGAAGTCCTGA
- the LOC117827046 gene encoding zona pellucida sperm-binding protein 3-like, with amino-acid sequence MVNHLYLGVIIVAVFATTVANAEINVVCAKDSVKISWRISPELVPHASRLFLGNCMASQFNVLPTGEGEAKFNYKFPECKFKKLMKGKKLLYQNELTYRPQPKSKPAAFVYPIECTFKRPEGWVPPFLNPGSGVSEGRGGLVFHMALLDEQLSGIAKTNVIPLGSFMPIWASVEQKSHQPLLLLMEECVATTTPQLQPGAQIYPIITNKGCLMESMNGNSMFLPRYHSSGITLYLQSFKFGLGEEVYIHCKLVAWDPQLLDESKKACHYQKQNMRWELLDDPSQSSVCSCCDSTCRSRSRRGIQSESHGFSYNSVLGPLIIVDPSDQVTHGVSGKAALS; translated from the exons ATGGTGAATCATCTCTACCTAGGTGTGATAATTGTGGCTGTTTTTGCAACGACAGTTGCCAATGCAG agATCAATGTAGTCTGTGCAAAAGACTCAGTAAAAATCTCATGGAGGATCAGCCCAGAGTTGGTGCCACATGCATCTCGTCTCTTCCTGGGAAACTGTATGGCCTCTCAGTTTAATGTTCTGCCCACCGGAGAGGGGGAAGCTAAGTTTAACTACAAGTTTCCAGAGtgcaaatttaaaaaactg ATGAAAGGGAAAAAGCTGTTGTACCAAAATGAGCTGACTTACAGACCACAACCTAAATCAAAACCTGCTGCCTTTGTGTACCCCATTGAGTGCACTTTTAAGAG ACCTGAGGGCTGGGTCCCCCCTTTCCTGAACCCTGGATCAGGTGTTTCTGAAGGTCGAGGAGGGCTGGTCTTCCACATGGCGCTCCTCGATG AGCAATTATCAGGTATAGCAAAGACTAATGTCATCCCACTGGGGTCCTTCATGCCAATATGGGCATCAGTGGAGCAGAAGTCCCATCAGCCCTTGCTGCTGCTCATGGAGGAATGTGTGGCCACCACCACACCACAGCTGCAGCCTGGAGCTCAGATTTACCCCATCATAACTAATAAGGG GTGTCTGATGGAAAGCATGAACGGAAACTCAATGTTCCTCCCTCGGTATCACTCATCTGGCATCACCCTTTACCTGCAGTCCTTTAAGTTTGGTCTTGGAGAGGAG GTGTACATTCACTGTAAACTGGTGGCATGGGACCCACAACTTCTAGATGAAAGCAAGAAGGCCTGCCATTACCAGAAGCAGAACATGAG ATGGGAACTACTTGATGACCCCTCCCAAAGCTCTGTCTGCAGCTGCTGCGATTCAACCTGCAGGTCCCGCTCCAGAAGAGGGATCCAATCAG AATCCCACGGCTTTAGCTACAATTCAGTGTTGGGACCACTGATCATCGTGGATCCATCTGACCAAGTGACCCATGGCGTGTCAG GAAAGGCTGCTCTCAGCTGA
- the dhrs1 gene encoding dehydrogenase/reductase SDR family member 1 isoform X1 encodes MALSGWVCVVTGASRGIGKGISLQLSEAGATVYITGRQESTLKKTAAEVKERGGDCVPVICDSTKDKDIEDLFEQIKREQNGRLDILVNNAYAGVHDIFENMGKKFWETDPSIWDSVNNTGLRGHYFFSVYASRLMVAQGQGLIVTISSFGGLHYLFNVSYGVGKAACDRLAADMAVELKRRGVASVSLWPGAVQTELVSELVLAKETPQGIDPKQFKNVFADGETTEVSGKCIVNLAQDKNLMGLTGKVLMTCDLARRYGIKDTDGRDVADYTSIKFLLSQSTYLSWLSVVMPSFIRVPRFMLTLAHGRF; translated from the exons ATGGCTTTGTCTGGCTGGGTGTGTGTAGTGACAGGTGCCTCCAGAGGTATTGGCAAGGGAATATCTCTCCAGCTGTCAGAGGCTGGAGCCACCGTCTACATCACAGGGCGACAGGAGAGCACCCTGAAAAAGACTGCAGCAGAG GTAAAGGAGAGGGGCGGAGACTGTGTGCCCGTTATCTGTGACTCTacaaaagacaaagacattGAAGATCTGTTTGAACAAATCAAACGTGAGCAGAACGGCCGGCTGGATATCCTGGTTAACAATGCCTATGCTGGAGTACAT GACATCTTTGAGAACATGGGGAAAAAGTTCTGGGAAACAGACCCGTCCATTTGGGATTCAGTCAACAATACAGGCCTCAG GGGACACTATTTCTTCTCAGTTTATGCATCCCGGCTGATGGTGGCTCAAGGTCAGGGTTTGATAGTCACCATTTCATCTTTTGGTGGGCTTCATTATCTCTTCAATGTGTCGTATGGTGTCGGCAAAGCAGCT TGTGACAGGTTGGCAGCAGACATGGCGGTTGAGCTGAAACGTAGAGGAGTGGCTTCAGTCAGCCTGTGGCCGGGCGCAGTACAGACAGAGTTGGTGTCTGAGTTAGTACTGGCAAAAGAAACTCCACAGGGAATTGATCCTAAG cagtttaaaaatgtgtttgctgATGGAGAAACCACAGAAGTGAGTGGGAAGTGCATTGTCAACTTGGCACAAG ACAAAAATCTGATGGGACTGACTGGGAAAGTACTCATGACCTGTGACCTTGCAAGGCGCTATGGGATAAAAGATACTGATG GGCGGGATGTTGCTGACTACACATCTATAAAATTCCTGCTGTCTCAGTCCACATATCTCTCCTGGCTGTCAGTTGTCATGCCGTCATTCATACGTGTCCCACGCTTCATGCTCACACTGGCTCATGGCCGCTTCTAA
- the homeza gene encoding homeobox and leucine zipper encoding a — protein MATYSEHNIRNGLLLGMKEPFEGKECEEKLEAKCSPKDLHHSASSNESNASGVASFTTNHNSVVCLPLVSEGLKLVWTQSDQTRELDTVPELVQAFNLFPYPSSQEINTLARVCALPLDKVKVWFMVQRIKYGISWSSEEIEETQRKLAGPDLCDDSVEIKEEAKLKGKSRSCEELVIEENESDEVEIVTPSFTPPKKKPNSESPDSYKPAKPTAPCFSSTLPPPQDSYFYRPPADTPASTAEDASLDLSLSSSQPHRHGRYKKTKVQLAALRKSFLRENWPAEAELRRLQEETALSRNDIRKWFSDSRYQLRVGRGSLAAAQNHSQQTAIGSKQDQQSQPLSLVTQKIDQLNGVKGHEGVRSNGIRNSYFFQTFLSNSLEAFGERVLDAESYVVMEELSGDGDSKDSKDSKDEEQSEEGPLKLIKICKIEPDVPLEQTEILKSSPCSTPSGSPPLTTSPSKSLSKNISTSKKSAHSAKASPSQTPVRVTGASSSASSSPALTPAGRPRKTKEQLDMLKQYFLRCQWPKSEDYTELVKLTGLPRADVIQWFGDTRYAVKNGQLRWVKEVRDQFLAELAVQQSSSGSTNGCGSGTSTRAGGGRKRKSQTNGTSTDSPDIQPLLAYYLSAGSLHEKDLDSLCKKSRMSYQQVRDWFAAQDVTETDQEPASTVEHTGARLENIQ, from the coding sequence ATGGCAACCTACAGTGAGCATAATATCAGAAATGGACTTCTTCTGGGCATGAAGGAGCCGTTTGAGGGGAAAGAATGTGAAGAAAAGCTTGAAGCTAAATGCTCCCCCAAGGATTTGCACCATTCTGCCAGCTCAAATGAAAGTAACGCGAGTGGTGTTGCCAGTTTCACCACCAACCACAACTCTGTTGTGTGCCTGCCTCTTGTATCAGAGGGGCTAAAATTGGTGTGGACACAGTCGGATCAAACCCGTGAACTTGACACAGTCCCAGAGCTTGTCCAAGCTTTTAACTTATTTCCATATCCATCATCCCAGGAAATTAACACCCTCGCCCGGGTATGTGCCTTGCCACTGGACAAAGTTAAGGTGTGGTTTATGGTGCAAAGGATTAAATACGGTATCAGCTGGTCCTCAGAGGAGATAGAGGAGACACAACGAAAGCTGGCCGGGCCTGATCTTTGTGATGACTCTGTTGAAATAAAAGAGGAAGCCAAGTTGAAGGGCAAGAGCAGAAGTTGTGAGGAATTGGTAATTGAGGAGAATGAAAGCGATGAAGTAGAGATTGTTACCCCCAGTTTCACTCCTCCAAAAAAGAAACCAAACTCTGAGTCACCAGATTCCTATAAACCAGCAAAACCCACTGCCCCATGTTTCAGTtccaccctccctcctcctcaggATTCTTACTTCTACCGCCCACCAGCGGACACACCAGCAAGCACAGCTGAGGATGCCTCCCTCGATCTGTCTTTGTCATCGTCTCAACCGCATCGCCATGGGCGctacaaaaagacaaaagttCAGCTTGCTGCCCTTCGAAAGAGCTTTCTGAGAGAGAACTGGCCTGCAGAGGCAGAGCTTAGGCGTTTGCAGGAAGAAACTGCGCTGAGCCGTAATGACATTCGTAAATGGTTCAGTGACAGCCGCTATCAGCTTAGGGTTGGCCGAGGGAGCCTGGCGGCAGCCCAAAACCACTCTCAACAGACTGCTATTGGAAGTAAACAAGATCAACAAAGTCAACCTCTTTCACTTGTTACCCAAAAGATTGATCAACTAAATGGGGTGAAGGGTCATGAAGGAGTCCGTAGCAACGGGATCAGAAATTCATATTTCTTTCAGACCTTTTTGTCAAACAGCCTGGAAGCATTTGGAGAACGGGTCCTTGATGCAGAAAGCTATGTTGTAATGGAAGAGCTTTCTGGGGATGGTGACAGTAAAGACAGTAAAGACAGTAAAGACGAGGAACAAAGTGAAGAGGGACCCTTAAAACTGATCAAGATCTGCAAGATTGAGCCAGATGTTCCTCTGGAGCAAACAGAAATATTGAAATCCTCTCCCTGCTCTACCCCCTCTGGCAGCCCACCACTGACTACGTCACCTAGTAaatctctttcaaagaacatcAGCACATCAAAGAAGTCAGCCCACTCAGCCAAAGCCAGTCCTTCACAAACGCCTGTTCGCGTAACAGGGGCTTCCTCATCCGCATCCTCATCCCCTGCCCTTACTCCTGCTGGGCGACCAAGAAAAACCAAGGAGCAGTTGGATATGTTAAAGCAGTACTTCTTACGCTGCCAGTGGCCCAAGAGCGAAGATTATACTGAGCTTGTAAAGCTTACAGGTTTACCCCGTGCAGACGTTATTCAGTGGTTTGGGGACACACGGTATGCCGTTAAAAACGGCCAACTTCGCTGGGTGAAGGAGGTCCGCGACCAGTTCTTGGCAGAACTTGCAGTTCAGCAAAGCAGCAGCGGTTCCACCAACGGATGTGGCTCTGGGACCTCTACTCGGGCTGGGGGTGGCCGTAAACGAAAATCTCAAACAAATGGGACAAGCACTGATTCCCCTGATATCCAGCCATTGTTAGCATATTACCTTTCAGCTGGCTCACTTCATGAAAAAGACCTTGACTCTCTATGCAAGAAATCAAGAATGAGCTACCAGCAAGTGCGAGACTGGTTTGCTGCTCAggatgttacagagactgaCCAAGAACCTGCCTCGACTGTTGAACACACTGGAGCCAGACttgaaaacattcaataa